The Medicago truncatula cultivar Jemalong A17 chromosome 4, MtrunA17r5.0-ANR, whole genome shotgun sequence genome includes a region encoding these proteins:
- the LOC120579913 gene encoding zinc finger protein GIS2-like has protein sequence MNSCRIYEEDTRAHYKVVNERKTKGQHSRPKPYSAPADKGKQRMVEERRPKKKDVPAEITYFNCGEKGHKSNVCPEEVKKCFRCGKKGHTLAECKHGDIACFNCKEEGHIGFRCKQPKRAPTTGRFFALAVFPDEIPDMPP, from the exons ATGAACAGCTGCAGAATCTACGAGGAGGACACCagagctcattacaaggttgttaatgagcggaagactaagggccaACATAGTCGCCCTAAGCCatatagtgcccctgctgataagggcaaacagagaatggtcgagGAGagacggcctaagaagaaggatgttcCTGCTGAGATTACCTATTTCAattgtggcgagaaaggccacaagagcaatgtttgTCCTGAGGAGGTAAAGAAATGtttccggtgtggcaagaagggtcacacattagctgaatgcaagcatGGTGATATCGCGTGTTTCAACTGCAAAGAAGAGGGTCATATTGGTTTCCGATGCaagcagcctaagagggcgcctacTACAGGTCGATTTTTTGCTctggctg tttttccagatgaaattcctgatatGCCTCCATAG